A single window of Periophthalmus magnuspinnatus isolate fPerMag1 chromosome 22, fPerMag1.2.pri, whole genome shotgun sequence DNA harbors:
- the dnmt3ab gene encoding DNA (cytosine-5)-methyltransferase 3A isoform X2 produces the protein MLLWAEKKAKLMSAINAMKEPDEKDPDLDQDQDPDQDLDLERDLFLIKHPLPSTRPQLPPPQPQEKPTELPNTHSPVQILDQVPPKVQSKIQTKNQTKIQSIPEPQSPSEPPVLEKQEISPPLPPPPSSPLLQQQPTDPASPNVATTPEPGPMGAEKSSPKSTDTEPEYEEDGRGFGIGDLVWGKLRGFSWWPGRIVSWYMTGRSRAAEGTRWVMWFGDSKFSVVCVEKLMPLSCFSNAFHQPTYNKQPMYRKAIYEVLQVASSRAGRAFISCPDSDESEPSKSVELLNKQMIDWAMTGFQPTGPKGLEPPEEERNPYKEVYQEMWVEPEAAYTPPPPKKPRKSSTEKPKAKDIIDERTRERLVYEVRQKSRSIEDICISCGSLNVSLEHPLFAGGMCQSCKNCFLECAYQYDDDGYQSYCTICCGGREVLMCGNNNCCRCFCVECVDLLVGSGAAHAAIKEDPWNCYMCGPRPQSGLLQRRHDWPCRLQHFFANNHDQDFDPPKLFAPVMVENRRPIRVLSLFDGIATGLLVLRELGIQVERYVASEVCEDSITVGLVRHQGQVMYVGDVRTITRKHIQEWGPFDLVIGGSPCNDLSIVNPARKGLYEGTGRLFFEFYRLLHEARPKEGDERPFFWLFENVVAMGVSDKRDISRFLECNPVMIDAKEVSAAHRARYFWGNLPGMNRPLTAMSSDRLDLQDCLEHGRTAKFDKVRTITTRSNSVKQGKDQHLPVFMNEKEDILWCTEMERIFGFPVHYTDVSNMTRSSRQRLLGRSWSVPVIRHLFAPLKDYFSCV, from the exons ATGCTCTTGTGG GCTGAGAAAAAAGCCAAACTGATGTCAGCCATAAACGCCATGAAGGAGCCGGATGAGAAAGACCCAGATCTGGACCAGGATCAGGATCCGGACCAGGACTTGGACCTGGAACGGGACCTGTTTTTAATCAAGCACCCACTGCCTTCAACCCGACCTCAACTACCACCACCTCAGCCTCAGGAGAAGCCTACAGAGCTGCCAAACACGCACAGTCCGGTCCAGATACTAGACCAAGTCCCGCCTAAAGTCCAGTCCAAGATCCAGACCAAGAACCAGACCAAGATCCAGTCCATACCAGAGCCCCAGTCCCCCTCAGAACCACCGGTATTAGAGAAACAGGAGAtttcacctcctcttcctcctcctccatcctctcctcttcttcagcaGCAGCCTACAGACCCCGCCTCTCCCAATGTGGCCACAACACCAGAGCCAGGACCCATGGGTGCTGAAAAGAGCTCACCCAAATCTACAGACACAGAGCCAGAGTATGAGGAG gACGGTCGTGGTTTTGGCATAGGGGACCTTGTTTGGGGGAAGCTGCGTGGATTTTCGTGGTGGCCCGGCCGCATCGTGTCCTGGTACATGACCGGACGGAGCCGAGCGGCTGAGGGAACCAGATGGGTCATGTGGTTTGGAGACAGCAAGTTCTCTGtg GTCTGTGTGGAGAAACTCATGCCTTTAAGCTGCTTCAGTAATGCCTTTCATCAGCCCACATACAACAAACAGCCCATGTACCGCAAAGCCATCTATGAAGTGCTGCAG GTGGCGAGCAGCCGTGCAGGTAGAGCCTTCATATCGTGCCctgacagcgatgagtctgaaCCGTCGAAATCTGTAGAGCTTCTAAACAAACAGATGATCGACTGGGCCATGACTGGGTTCCAGCCCACAGGACCCAAGGGCTTGGAGCCTCCTGAGG agGAACGTAACCCATATAAGGAAGTGTACCAGGAGATGTGGGTGGAGCCTGAAGCGGCGTACACTCCGCCCCCTCCCAAAAAACCCCGAAAGAGCAGCACAGAGAAACCCAAGGCCAAAGACATCATCGACGAGAGGACTAGAG AGCGACTCGTTTATGAAGTTAGACAGAAGTCCCGAAGCATTGAAG acatCTGTATTTCCTGTGGAAGTTTGAATGTATCTTTGGAGCACCCTTTATTCGCAGGAGGCATGTGTCAGAGCTGTAAG AACTGCTTCTTGGAATGTGCGTATCAGTACGACGATGATGGATACCAGTCCTACTGCACAATCTGCTGTGGAGGGAGAGAAGTGCTCATGTGTGGGAACAACAACTGCTGTCG GTGTTTCTGTGTGGAATGTGTGGACCTCTTGGTTGGCTCTGGAGCAGCTCACGCTGCCATTAAAGAGGACCCATGGAACTGTTACATGTGCGGCCCTCGGCCTCAGTCCGGCCTCCTGCAGAGGAGACACGACTGGCCCTGTCGCCTCCAGCACTTCTTCGCCAACAACCACGACCAGGACTTT gaTCCTCCGAAGCTCTTTGCTCCTGTGATGGTGGAGAACAGGAGGCCCATCAGAGTCCTGTCGCTGTTCGATGGCATCGCAACAG gTCTGCTGGTGCTACGTGAGCTGGGGATCCAGGTTGAGAGGTACGTGGCGTCAGAGGTGTGTGAGGACTCCATCACTGTGGGCCTGGTCAGGCACCAGGGTCAGGTGATGTACGTGGGAGACGTGCGCACCATCACCAGGAAACAC ATCCAGGAGTGGGGCCCATTTGACCTGGTCATTGGAGGAAGTCCCTGTAACGACCTGTCCATCGTCAACCCAGCTCGAAAAGGTCTCTACG AGGGCACGGGGAGACTATTCTTTGAGTTTTATCGTCTTCTTCATGAGGCTCGACCGAAGGAGGGAGACGAGCGGCCGTTTTTCTGGCTCTTTGAAAATGTGGTGGCCATGGGCGTCAGCGACAAGAGGGACATATCACGATTCTTAGAG TGTAACCCTGTGATGATCGATGCTAAGGAGGTGTCTGCTGCTCACAGAGCCAGATACTTCTGGGGGAACCTCCCTGGAATGAACCG GCCCTTGACGGCTATGTCCTCAGACCGACTGGATCTACAGGACTGTTTAGAGCACGGACGAACTGCAAAG tttgatAAAGTTCGGACGATCACGACTCGCTCCAACTCCGTCAAACAGGGAAAGGACCAGCACCTCCCTGTGTTTATGAATGAGAAGGAGGACATCCTGTGGTGCACGGAGATGGAGAG GATATTTGGTTTCCCGGTGCACTACACAGATGTTTCAAACATGACTCGTTCGTCCCGTCAGAGGCTGCTGGGTCGATCCTGGAGCGTCCCTGTGATCCGCCACCTCTTTGCTCCTCTCAAAGATTATTTCTCCTGTGTCTGA